Proteins encoded within one genomic window of Neoarius graeffei isolate fNeoGra1 chromosome 18, fNeoGra1.pri, whole genome shotgun sequence:
- the LOC132866049 gene encoding uncharacterized protein LOC132866049: MEQKFGLDREGSSNRRRSSILKAPRPSMKVFGNDQDENQEETRSLEKRRSSRRVSFATTNNIHVFPKDVKADPVLSPIQNVTHGASGGQNEKTHCFDTSGKHKIMGLNTMLTTPIHFALNKENFFPEPTLPVDCGDRTLLLGENTGYMDMTCSQTIAIETEDVFNPEYNLNMYNVGEPHKLKSQNGMPCKTFGTMEKDVMHSEFNDFLSRLSKTSSENVSPLLPNSLENISNAKTDKENVLPTCLNELALPKRGCMDMTTSHTVVIEEAFQRFPYSAGGNCRTKNTESSSNDLDDMELTCSQTATINLKCMENVNRSMSYVQPKKCKFVRTDPIEMMTDVLDVYVQEPLSEQNRADHLQSIASFAPVADSDDMEVTRSQTVVLETKYGGEPFSRSRVLSLVSSITGESNRIMMNTTQTGNITSGALAATETGECKRNTTLATQTVFHNDQSDFMELTCQASTGALSPNLDDSMLTGCGNLAADLKPISTTNVMSKPQASFMLPPSVSPEVKRAHRFKSESSVSHMVVDMEMTQCHTVGGDLEKTCPTVCDDMEMTQCQTVVLEAKSCDGYKSLASTSFGTKGMTHEHTASSKRTKPENCVEPTAQKLLLQDLSDCMEMHQSTASDMSVVHDMELTGCKTITIDTKTALVTHPSIVAPSTQGVSSSRPAVDEMKRSGAILEQLGTVLASQAVECKSSTSLMDLDTGNLVDGHKMAELARHQIAETKTSGALAATETGECKRNTTLATHTVFHNDQSDFMELTCQASTGALSPNLDDSMLTGCGNLAADLKPISTTNVKSKPQASFMLPPSVSPKVKRTHRFKSESSVSHMVVDMEMTQCHTVGGDLEKTCPTVCDDMEMTQCQTVVLETKSCDGYKSLASTSFRTKGMTHEHTASSKRTKPENCVEPTAQKLLLQDLSDCMEMHQSTASDMSVVHDMELTGCKTITIDTKTALVTSPSIVAPKHTRCVVI, translated from the exons gacGCACTGTTTTGATACCAGTGGAAAACATAAAATTATGG GATTGAACACCATGCTAACCACACCCATTCATTTTGCACTAAACAAG GAGAATTTCTTCCCTGAACCAACTTTGCCAGTTGACTGTGGGGACAGAACTCTGTTACTTGGGGAGAACACTGGGTACATGGACATGACTTGCAGTCAAACAATTGCAATTGAAACAGAGGATGTGTTTAATCCAGAATATAACTTGAACATGTACAATGTTGGTGAACCTCACAAGCTCAAGAGTCAGAATGGTATGCCCTGTAAAACCTTTGGCACCATGGAAAAAGATGTGATGCATTCAGAATTTAATGACTTTCTTTCTCGTTTATCAAAGACAAGttctgaaaatgtttcaccttTGCTTCCAAATTCTTTGGAAAATATAAGTAACGCAAAAACGGACAAGGAGAACGTTCTACCGACTTGTTTGAATGAGCTTGCACTTCCTAAGAGGGGTTGCATGGACATGACCACTAGTCACACTGTCGTCATTGAAGAGGCTTTTCAGCGTTTTCCTTATTCTGCAGGTGGAAATTGTAGAACCAAAAATACAGAGTCCTCTTCAAATGATTTAGATGACATGGAGCTCACTTGTAGTCAAACTGCCACCATCAACTTGAAATGCATGGAAAATGTAAATCGCAGTATGTCCTATGTGCAGCCAAAGAAATGCAAGTTTGTCCGTACTGACCCCATTGAAATGATGACGGACGTTTTGGATGTATATGTTCAAGAGCCGTTATCTGAACAAAACCGAGCTGATCACCTTCAGAGTATCGCCTCGTTTGCGCCAGTGGCGGATTCTGATGATATGGAAGTAACACGATCACAAACTGTTGTCCTTGAGACCAAATATGGGGGAGAACCTTTTTCCAGAAGTCGTGTTTTATCTCTTGTATCTTCCATTACTGGCGAGTCTAACAGAATAATGATGAATACAACACAGACAGGAAATATAACTTCAGGTGCCCTTGCAGCCACCGAAACTGGAGAGTGTAAAAGAAACACGACTCTGGCGACACAAACTGTGTTTCATAATGATCAGAGCGACTTTATGGAATTGACTTGCCAAGCATCAACTGGGGCTTTGTCTCCTAATCTAGATGACTCGATGTTAACGGGATGCGGTAATCTGGCCGCAGACTTGAAACCTATTTCAACAACAAATGTAATGTCAAAACCACAAGCATCTTTCATGCTACCACCATCAGTCTCTCCAGAAGTCAAAAGGGCTCATCGGTTTAAAAGTGAAAGTTCAGTCTCTCACATGGTGGTTGATATGGAAATGACACAGTGTCACACAGTAGGTGGTGATCTGGAAAAAACGTGTCCTACAGTGTGTGATGATATGGAAATGACCCAATGTCAGACAGTTGTCCTTGAGGCCAAAAGCTGTGATGGCTACAAATCGCTTGCGTCAACATCTTTTGGAACTAAAGGTATGACCCATGAACACACTGCATCTTCTAAGAGAACGAAGCCTGAGAACTGTGTAGAACCTACAGCACAGAAGCTTCTTCTCCAGGATCTGTCTGACTGCATGGAAATGCATCAGAGCACTGCTTCTGACATGTCTGTTGTACATGATATGGAACTGACCGGATGCAAGACTATTACCATTGACACAAAAACCGCCTTGGTAACACATCCTTCAATCGTGGCACCAAGCACACAAGGTGTGTCGTCATCTAGACCTGCCGTAGACGAAATGAAGAGGTCTGGAGCAATCCTTGAACAACTTGGAACAGTTCTTGCCTCACAAGCTGTAGAGTGCAAATCTTCAACTTCACTAATGGATTTGGATACTGGAAATCTTGTCGATGGCCACAAAATGGCTGAGTTGGCCAGACATCAGATAGCTGAAACAAAAACTTCAGGTGCCCTTGCAGCCACCGAAACTGGAGAGTGTAAAAGAAACACGACTCTGGCGACACATACTGTGTTTCATAATGATCAGAGCGACTTTATGGAATTGACATGCCAAGCATCAACTGGGGCTTTGTCTCCTAATCTAGATGACTCGATGTTAACGGGATGCGGTAATCTGGCCGCAGACTTGAAACCTATTTCAACAACAAATGTAAAGTCAAAACCACAAGCATCTTTCATGCTACCACCATCAGTCTCTCCAAAAGTCAAAAGGACTCATCGGTTTAAAAGTGAAAGTTCAGTCTCTCACATGGTGGTCGATATGGAAATGACACAGTGTCACACAGTAGGTGGTGATCTGGAAAAAACATGTCCTACAGTGTGTGATGATATGGAAATGACCCAATGTCAGACAGTTGTCCTTGAGACCAAAAGCTGTGATGGCTACAAATCGCTTGCATCAACATCTTTTAGAACTAAAGGTATGACCCATGAACACACTGCATCTTCTAAGAGAACGAAGCCTGAGAACTGTGTAGAACCTACAGCACAGAAGCTTCTTCTCCAGGATCTGTCTGACTGCATGGAAATGCATCAGAGCACTGCTTCTGACATGTCTGTTGTACATGATATGGAACTGACCGGATGCAAGACTATTACCATTGACACAAAAACCGCCTTGGTAACAAGTCCTTCAATCGTGGCACCCAAGCACACAAGGTGTGTCGTCATCTAG